Part of the Alphaproteobacteria bacterium genome is shown below.
TTCCTCAGGGGCGCCGGGCTGACCTCGCTGGACCAATGTGAAAAGAGAGACACCGGCAAGGGCGAGTTCTACTTCGCGGTGAGCGAGAAGAAGGGCCGCAACGCCACCGAGGTGCTGCGCGAGGTCGTCGGCCGGGTGCTGAGCGGCTTCCCGTGGCCCAAATCGATGCGCTGGGGCGCGCGGCCGCTCAGCTGGGTGCGCCCGCTGCAGCAGATCCTCTGCGTCTTCAACGGCGTGCCGCTGAAGGGCGGCATCGTCGAGAACCGCGCCGATTCGCCGGATTTCTACTTCGACGCCGCGGCCCAGGGCGGCACCGGCTCACGCTTCGTATTCGTGGAAAGCCCCCGTGAAAGCGACATCATCGTGCCGGCGCGCGAGACCACGCGCGGCCATCGCTTCATGGCGCCCGGCGAGATCCGCGTCGAGGGCTATACCGACTATGTGCGCAAGCTGAAGCAGGCCTACGTCATGGTCGATGCCGAGGAACGCAAGGCGGTGATCCGCACCAAGGCCGAGACCGCCTGCCGCGAGGCCGGCGTCACCCTGGTGAAGGACGACGGCCTGCTCGCCGAGGTCGCCGGCCTGGTCGAATGGCCGGTGCCGATGATGGGCACCATCGACCGCGAATTCATGGACGTGCCGGCCGAGGTGCTGATCACCTCGATGAAGACGCACCAGCGCTACTTCGCCTGCCATACCCGCGGCGGCGAGCTGGCCAACCGCTTCGTCGTCGTCGCCAACACCGTGGCGCCCGATGGCGGCCGGGAGATCGTCGCCGGCAACGAGCGCGTCCTGCGCGCGCGGCTTTCCGATGCGCGCTTCTTCTGGGACCAGGACCGCAAGGCCAGGCTCGCCGACCGGCTGCCGGCGCTGAAGGATATCGTCTTTCATGCCAAGCTCGGCACCCAGGCCGAGCGCGTCGAGCGCATCGTCAAGCTGGCGCAGGCGATCGTGCAGGCCGAGACCTGCGGCTTCTTCCACATGACCGATCCGGCGCATGTCGAGACCGCAGCGCGGCTCGCCAAGGCCGATCTCACGTCGGGCATGGTGGGCGAGTTCCCCGAACTGCAGGGCGTGATGGGCGGCTACTACGCGCAGATCGAGGGCCTGCCGCTCGAGGTCTCGATCGCGATCGCCGATCACTACGGACCGACGGGCCCCGACTCGCGCTGCCCCAAATCGCCGGTATCGGTGGCGGTGGCGCTGGCCGACAAGCTCGACACGCTGGTCGGCTTCTGGGCGATCGACGAGAAGCCGACGGGCTCGAAGGATCCCTACGCGCTGCGCCGCGCGGCGCTGGGCTCGATCCGCCTGATCACCGAGAACGGCCTGCGCCTGAAGCTGACCGAATTGTTCAAGGCCGCGGCCGCGGGCCGTGCGATCAACAGCGCCGAGCTGCTGGACTTCTTCGCCGATCGCCTGAAGGTGCAGGTGCGCGAGCAGGGCGTGCGCCACGATCTGGTCAACGCCGTCTTCGCGCTGGGCAACGAGGACGATCTCGTGCGCCTGCTGGCGCGCGTGAAGGCGCTGCAGGATTTCGTAGGCTCCGACGACGGCAGGAATCTGCTGGTCGCCTACAACCGCGCCGCCAACATCGTGAAGGCCGAGGAGCGCAAGGACAAGGCGCTGGCGGCCCAGGTCAGGAACCCGCCCGATGCCGCGCTGTTCGAGCAGGACGAGGAGAAGGCGGTCGCCGCCGCGCTGCGCAGCGCCGATGCGACGGCGGGGCCGGCCTTGTTGCGCGAGGATTACACCGCGGCGATGTCGGCGCTGGCGGCGCTTCGTGCGCCACTCGATTCTTTCTTCGAAAAGGTCACAGTCAATGTCGCCGACCGTCCCGATTTGCGCCTGAATCGCCTCCGATTGCTGCGGCAGATCAGTGGGACCATCGACCATGTCGCAGACTTCTCTGAAATTGAGGGCTAGTGAGCTCGCGATGACCAAGTGGGTGTATGGCTTTGGCAACGGCACCGCCGAGGGACGCGCCGACATGCGCAATCTCCTGGGCGGCAAGGGTGCCAACCTGGCGGAGATGTCGAGCATCGGCCTGCCGGTGCCGCCGGGCTTCACCATCACGACCGAGCTGTGCACGCACTACTACGACAACGAGAAGTCCTACCCCGGGGAGCTGAAGGGCGAGGTCGAGACGGCGCTCGCCGCCGTCGAGAAGATCGTCGGCCGCAAGTTCGGCGACGCCGCCAACCCGCTGCTCGTGTCGGTGCGCTCGGGCGCGCGTGCCTCGATGCCGGGCATGATGGACACGGTGCTGAACCTCGGGCTCAACGACGACACCGTGCTCGGCCTGGCGAAGTCGTCGGGCGACGAGCGCTTCGCCTACGACTCCTATCGCCGCTTCATCCAGATGTATTCCGACGTCGTGCTCGAGGTCGACCACCATCACTTCGAGGAGATCCTCGAGCTGAAGAAGGAAGATCTCGGTGTGCAGCTCGACACCGACCTGAAGGCGCAGGACTGGAAGGACGTCATCGCCAGATACAAGCGCGCGGTCGAGCGCGAGCTGGGCAGGCCCTTCCCGCAGGACCCGCACGAGCAGCTCTGGGGCGCCATCGGCGCCGTGTTCGGCTCGTGGATGAACCAGCGGGCGATCACCTATCGTCGCCTGCATTCGATCCCGGCTGACTGGGGCACCGCGGTCAACGTGCAGGCCATGGTGTTCGGCAACATGGGCGAGGACTGCGCCACCGGCGTCGCCTTCACGCGCGATCCCTCGACCGGCGACAACGTCTTCTATGGCGAGTACCTGGTGAACGCGCAGGGCGAGGATGTCGTCGCCGGCATCCGCACGCCGCAGCACCTGACCATCGCCGGCAAGCTGGCGCAGAAATCCGACAAGCCGGCGATGGAAGAGGCGATGCCCGACGTCTTCCGCCAGCTCGCCGAGATCCGCGCGACCCTGGAGCGGCACTACCGCGACATGCAGGACATCGAGTTCACCGTGCAGGGCGGCAAGCTCTACATGCTGCAGACCCGCAACGGCAAGCGCACGGCCAAGGCGGCGCTGAAGATCGCCGTCGACATGGTGCGCGAGGGGCTGATCGATTCGAAGGAGGCGGTGGCGCGCGTCGCGCCGGCCTCGCTCGACCAGCTGCTTCATCCCACGCTCGATCCCAAGGCCGAGCGCAAGGTGCTCGATCGCGGCCTGCCGGCCTCGCCGGGCGCCGCGTCGGGCACCATCGTCTTCACCGCCGACGAGGCGGAAAAGCGCGCGCGCGATGGCCAGAAGGTGATCCTCGTGCGGCGCGAGACCAGCCCCGAGGACATCCACGGCATGCACGCCGCCGAGGGGATTCTCACCTCGACCGGCGGCATGACCAGCCACGCCGCCGTGGTGGCGCGCGGCATGGGCAAGCCCTGCGTCGCCGGCGCCGGCGGCGTGCGCATCGACGCGGCCAAGGGCACGATGAGCGCGGGTGGCATGATCTTGAAGGCCGGCGATGCGATCACGCTCGACGGCGGCACCGGCCAGATCATGCTGGGCGTGGTGCCGACCATCCAACCTGAATTGTCCGGCGAGTTCGCCGAGCTGATGCAGTGGGCCGACGCGGTGCGCGTGCTGAAGGTGCGTACCAATGCCGAGACCCCGGCCGACGCCGCCCAGGCGCGCAAGTTCGGCGCCGAGGGCATCGGGCTCTGCCGCACCGAGCACATGTTCTTCGAGGGCGACCGCATCGTCGCCGTGCGCCAGATGATCCTGGCCGACGACGAGAAGGGCAGGCGTGCCGCGCTGGCCAAGATCGAGCCGATGCAGCGCCAGGACTTCGTCGAGCTGTTCGACATCATGGCCGGCCTGCCGGTGACCATCCGCCTGCTCGACCCGCCGCTGCACGAGTTCCTGCCGCACAAGCCGGCCGAGATCGAGGAGGTGGCGAAGGAGCTCAAGCTCGACGTGTCGGAGATCGAGCAGCGGGCCGCCAAGCTGCACGAGTTCAACCCCATGCTGGGCCATCGCGGCGTGCGGCTGGGCATCTCCTTCCCCGAGATCTACGAGATGCAGGCGCGCGCCATCTTCGAGGCCGTCGCCGAGGTGCAGAAGAGCCGCGGCAAGACGGTCGAGCCGGAGATCATGATCCCGCTGGTCGCGACGCGGAAGGAGCTCGACCTGATGAAGGAGGTCGTCGACCGCGTCGCCCGCGAGGTCGCGCAGCTCTCCGGCCAGAAGCTCGACTACAAGGTCGGCACCATGATCGAGCTGCCGCGTGCCGCGCTGCGCGCCGGCGAGATCGCCGAGACGGCGGAGTTCTTCAGCTTCGGCACCAACGACCTGACGCAAACCACCTTCGGCCTGTCGCGCGACGACTCCTCGTCCTTCCTCGAGCGCTACCAGAAGCGCGGCATCTTCGAGCAGGACCCGTTCGCCACGCTCGACATCGACGGCGTCGGCGAGCTGATTCGAATCGCCTTCGAGCGCGGCCGCAAGGCGCGCAACGATCTGAAGCTGGGCATCTGCGGCGAGCATGGCGGCGACCCGGCCTCGGTGTTCTTCTGCCACGAGGTCGGCCTCGACTACGTCAGCTGCTCGCCCTACCGCGTTCCCATCGCCCGCCTCGCCGCCGCCCAGGCCGCGCTCGGCGCGGCGCTGAAGACGGACTGACTCTCATCGCCGCGCCACCGCCGCCCACTACCCTTACCTTCCCCCGGAGGGGGAAGGTGGCAGCGCGAAGCGCTGACGGATGGGGGATGTCGAAGACGGACTCCGATATTCGTCTTCGATATCCCCCTTCCGCCCTTCGGGCACCTTCCCCCTCCGGGGGAAGGTCGTGGTGAGAATGGACAAGCCCGCGCTCGCGGCGGCGTTGGCGCGGCTGGAACGCCAGCCGGACGCCGACGACGTGCGTGCGCTGCTCGACGAGTCCCATCGCGCGCCACGCGCGCATGTCGTGGGCGTCACCGGTCCGCCGGGAGTCGGCAAGTCGACGCTGCTGTCGGCGTTGATCGCCGCATGGCGCGCCGAGGGCAGGACGGTCGGCGTGATCGCGGTCGACCCCTCGTCGCGGCGCACCGGCGGCGCGTTGCTCGGCGATCGCGCACGGCTGGCGACCGATCCGTCGGACGACGGCGTCTTCGTCCGCTCGATGGCTGCGCGTGATCGGCTCGGCGGGCTTGCCGAGCTGACATTGGGCGCCATGGTGATCATGCGGGCGATCTTCGACATCGTGCTGATCGAGACCGTGGGCGTCGGCCAGTCGGAAACCGACGTCGCGGGCGTCGCCGACACCGTCGTGTTCTGCGTGCAGCCCGGCTCCGGCGACTCGCTGCAGTTCATGAAGGCGGGCATCGTCGAGATCCCGCATCTCGTGGCGGTGACCAAGGCCGATCTCGGCGTCCTGGCCGAGCGGGCGGCGAGCGACGTCGCCGGCGCGCTGAGCCTCGCGGAGCCCGACACCTCGTCGTGGCAAGCGCGCACCCTGCTGGTATCGTCGCGCGAGCGCACCGGCGTGGCCGAGCTGCTTGCGGCGATCGACGCGCATCGCGCGCATCTCGCCGAAGGCGGTCGTCTCGCGCTGGCGCGCCATGCGCAGGCCGAGCTATGGCTGGTCGAGGCGATCCGCGAGCGCTTCGGCCGCCATGGCCTGGCGCGCGCCGGCGATCTGTCGTTGCGGCCCGGCGTGTCGCCCTTCGCGCGCATCGCCGAGCTGTCGCGCCGCCTGGGTTAGGGGAGAGGATCATGGATTTTCCGACCAATGGCTGCGCCCTGGTGGCCGGCGGCAGCGGCGGCATCGGCCGCGCCGTCATCCGGCGCCTGGCCGAGTCGGGCTGCGACGTCGCCTTCACCTATCGCGGCAACAAGGATTCGGCCGACGAGGCGCTGCGCGAGGTCTCGGCGCGCGGCCAGGCGGGCTATGCCGTCCAGGCGACGCTGGAGGACGACAAGGCGGTGGCCGAGGCGATCGGCCATGCGGTGGGCGCGCTCGGCCCGCTGCACACGCTGGTCTATGCCGCCGGCCCCTATATCGACATGCGCTACATCAGCCAGGTGACGCCCGAGAAGTTCCGCGCCGTGATGAACCAGGACGCGGTCGGCTGCTACGGCCTGGTCCACGCCGCCTTGCCCAGGCTGCGCGAGACCAGGGGCGCGATCGTCGTCGTCGGCACGCCGGCGATCCGCCGCTACGCCGCGCGCGACATCCTCTCGGTGGCGCCCAAGGCCGCCGTCGAGGGCGTGATCAGGGGCGTCGCGGCGGAGGAGGGACGCTTCGGCATCCGCGCCAACATGGTGGGCGTCGGCCTGCTGACCGACGGCATGTTCCATCGGCTGATGGAGAGCGGCGACTTCGACGAGAAATACCTCGAGGCGGCGCGACGCAACCTCGCGCTCAGGCGACTGGGCACGGCCGAGGATATCGCCGAGGCGGTGCTGTTCCTCGCCTCGTCGCGCGCCAGGTGGATCACCGGCCAGACGCTGATGGTCGACGGCGGCTACGCCCTGTAGGGTGCCTCCCGTTGGCTGGCGC
Proteins encoded:
- the glyS gene encoding glycine--tRNA ligase subunit beta; the protein is MAKLVLELLSEEIPARMQARAAEDLKRLFGEGLTQAGLDFAFAAAFATPRRLVLAMDGIPLRSADVREEKRGPRTDAPARAIEGFLRGAGLTSLDQCEKRDTGKGEFYFAVSEKKGRNATEVLREVVGRVLSGFPWPKSMRWGARPLSWVRPLQQILCVFNGVPLKGGIVENRADSPDFYFDAAAQGGTGSRFVFVESPRESDIIVPARETTRGHRFMAPGEIRVEGYTDYVRKLKQAYVMVDAEERKAVIRTKAETACREAGVTLVKDDGLLAEVAGLVEWPVPMMGTIDREFMDVPAEVLITSMKTHQRYFACHTRGGELANRFVVVANTVAPDGGREIVAGNERVLRARLSDARFFWDQDRKARLADRLPALKDIVFHAKLGTQAERVERIVKLAQAIVQAETCGFFHMTDPAHVETAARLAKADLTSGMVGEFPELQGVMGGYYAQIEGLPLEVSIAIADHYGPTGPDSRCPKSPVSVAVALADKLDTLVGFWAIDEKPTGSKDPYALRRAALGSIRLITENGLRLKLTELFKAAAAGRAINSAELLDFFADRLKVQVREQGVRHDLVNAVFALGNEDDLVRLLARVKALQDFVGSDDGRNLLVAYNRAANIVKAEERKDKALAAQVRNPPDAALFEQDEEKAVAAALRSADATAGPALLREDYTAAMSALAALRAPLDSFFEKVTVNVADRPDLRLNRLRLLRQISGTIDHVADFSEIEG
- the ppdK gene encoding pyruvate, phosphate dikinase; the protein is MTKWVYGFGNGTAEGRADMRNLLGGKGANLAEMSSIGLPVPPGFTITTELCTHYYDNEKSYPGELKGEVETALAAVEKIVGRKFGDAANPLLVSVRSGARASMPGMMDTVLNLGLNDDTVLGLAKSSGDERFAYDSYRRFIQMYSDVVLEVDHHHFEEILELKKEDLGVQLDTDLKAQDWKDVIARYKRAVERELGRPFPQDPHEQLWGAIGAVFGSWMNQRAITYRRLHSIPADWGTAVNVQAMVFGNMGEDCATGVAFTRDPSTGDNVFYGEYLVNAQGEDVVAGIRTPQHLTIAGKLAQKSDKPAMEEAMPDVFRQLAEIRATLERHYRDMQDIEFTVQGGKLYMLQTRNGKRTAKAALKIAVDMVREGLIDSKEAVARVAPASLDQLLHPTLDPKAERKVLDRGLPASPGAASGTIVFTADEAEKRARDGQKVILVRRETSPEDIHGMHAAEGILTSTGGMTSHAAVVARGMGKPCVAGAGGVRIDAAKGTMSAGGMILKAGDAITLDGGTGQIMLGVVPTIQPELSGEFAELMQWADAVRVLKVRTNAETPADAAQARKFGAEGIGLCRTEHMFFEGDRIVAVRQMILADDEKGRRAALAKIEPMQRQDFVELFDIMAGLPVTIRLLDPPLHEFLPHKPAEIEEVAKELKLDVSEIEQRAAKLHEFNPMLGHRGVRLGISFPEIYEMQARAIFEAVAEVQKSRGKTVEPEIMIPLVATRKELDLMKEVVDRVAREVAQLSGQKLDYKVGTMIELPRAALRAGEIAETAEFFSFGTNDLTQTTFGLSRDDSSSFLERYQKRGIFEQDPFATLDIDGVGELIRIAFERGRKARNDLKLGICGEHGGDPASVFFCHEVGLDYVSCSPYRVPIARLAAAQAALGAALKTD
- a CDS encoding ATP/GTP-binding protein, which translates into the protein MDKPALAAALARLERQPDADDVRALLDESHRAPRAHVVGVTGPPGVGKSTLLSALIAAWRAEGRTVGVIAVDPSSRRTGGALLGDRARLATDPSDDGVFVRSMAARDRLGGLAELTLGAMVIMRAIFDIVLIETVGVGQSETDVAGVADTVVFCVQPGSGDSLQFMKAGIVEIPHLVAVTKADLGVLAERAASDVAGALSLAEPDTSSWQARTLLVSSRERTGVAELLAAIDAHRAHLAEGGRLALARHAQAELWLVEAIRERFGRHGLARAGDLSLRPGVSPFARIAELSRRLG
- a CDS encoding SDR family oxidoreductase, with protein sequence MDFPTNGCALVAGGSGGIGRAVIRRLAESGCDVAFTYRGNKDSADEALREVSARGQAGYAVQATLEDDKAVAEAIGHAVGALGPLHTLVYAAGPYIDMRYISQVTPEKFRAVMNQDAVGCYGLVHAALPRLRETRGAIVVVGTPAIRRYAARDILSVAPKAAVEGVIRGVAAEEGRFGIRANMVGVGLLTDGMFHRLMESGDFDEKYLEAARRNLALRRLGTAEDIAEAVLFLASSRARWITGQTLMVDGGYAL